A region from the Brachyspira hampsonii genome encodes:
- a CDS encoding FMN-binding protein: MSLKKVLFLVAIVLFAASLFLFAQGKVDLAKVPDGTYLGNYKATYKTRQGDYQAKVTVAGGKLTKVVLTKCAHSSGPARGKAAYDKMIAANNIYVDGVSGATWAALVEDALTKLTPAK; the protein is encoded by the coding sequence ATGAGTCTTAAAAAAGTGTTATTTTTGGTAGCTATAGTTCTTTTTGCAGCTAGCTTATTCTTGTTTGCTCAAGGAAAAGTTGATTTAGCTAAAGTACCTGATGGTACATATTTAGGAAATTACAAAGCTACTTATAAAACAAGACAAGGAGACTATCAAGCTAAAGTTACTGTTGCAGGCGGTAAATTAACTAAAGTTGTGTTAACAAAATGTGCACATAGTTCTGGACCTGCAAGAGGAAAAGCTGCTTATGATAAAATGATCGCAGCTAACAATATTTATGTTGATGGCGTAAGCGGTGCTACTTGGGCTGCCTTAGTAGAAGATGCTTTAACTAAATTAACTCCTGCTAAGTAA
- a CDS encoding ribonuclease J, whose translation MNNNDKIRIIPLGGVQEIGMNMTVIEYGNELLIVDCGFMFPRYHMLGIDYVIPDTSYLEDKNIIGLILTHGHEDHIGAIPHFLRKFPDIPIYGSRLTLAFLRAKLNDYKNEYKNTKLHEVEPRNKIQLGMNFDIEFIRVNHSIPDGVGIAITTPLGVIIHTGDFKIDLNPTTDKFIDLYKFAEYGENGVLLMLADSTNCQREGFSMSESVVQNNMTPLFAYEDGMIIVAVFASSIERIQDLVTAAKVNNKFVAFSGRSLIKFTKIAQDMGYLNLYDIVIPIDKINRYPREKIVCITTGTQGEPYSSLSLIAAEAHKHIKVEDGDMVIFSSSVIPGNEMAVTRMINNLFDLGAKMVGEDKKLLHVSGHASSEDLKLMYRLVKPKYFVPIHGEKRHLITHIKLVENLNGLDTKGFLLYNGDVLEIDETLEAKITEPIEIRNIYVDGKGVGDLEESIFYDREQLSLNGVVVANVVAKKNAAGQYDIKVDLESKGFTYTGGEKEGIINKTEQLREEGINSAIEAVRKLLNRNKRTPSTIKYEVREALRKKFIQIIGREPVIFVCLYMDHVYIEQQHIIEQSHINDENNNISKNNIENIENIEIEDNNKEKTKCHTKKKKRIKKTVTKKNTSQIKRMKSKKKKAAKES comes from the coding sequence ATGAATAATAATGATAAAATAAGAATCATACCTCTTGGCGGAGTACAAGAAATAGGTATGAATATGACTGTTATAGAATATGGAAATGAACTTTTAATAGTAGACTGCGGATTTATGTTTCCAAGATATCACATGCTCGGTATAGATTATGTTATTCCAGATACTTCATATTTAGAAGATAAAAATATAATAGGACTTATACTTACACATGGTCATGAAGATCATATAGGAGCTATACCCCATTTCCTTAGAAAATTTCCTGATATTCCTATATACGGTTCAAGACTTACTTTGGCTTTTTTAAGAGCTAAATTAAACGATTATAAAAATGAATACAAAAACACAAAGCTGCATGAAGTTGAACCTAGAAATAAAATACAATTAGGAATGAATTTTGATATAGAGTTTATAAGGGTAAATCATAGTATACCTGACGGAGTTGGAATAGCAATAACAACACCTCTTGGAGTTATAATACATACAGGAGATTTCAAAATAGATTTAAACCCTACAACAGATAAATTTATAGATCTTTATAAATTCGCTGAATACGGAGAAAATGGAGTTCTTCTTATGCTGGCAGATTCTACAAACTGTCAGAGAGAAGGTTTTTCTATGAGTGAAAGCGTTGTTCAAAATAATATGACTCCCCTATTCGCTTATGAAGACGGAATGATTATCGTTGCAGTATTTGCAAGCAGTATAGAGCGAATACAGGATTTAGTAACTGCTGCAAAAGTTAATAATAAATTCGTAGCATTTTCAGGAAGAAGTTTAATAAAGTTTACTAAAATTGCTCAGGATATGGGATATTTAAATCTTTATGATATAGTTATACCAATAGACAAAATAAACAGATATCCTAGAGAAAAAATAGTATGCATAACTACAGGAACTCAGGGAGAACCTTATTCCTCATTATCGCTTATAGCGGCAGAAGCTCATAAACATATAAAAGTAGAAGACGGAGATATGGTTATATTCTCATCAAGCGTTATACCGGGAAATGAAATGGCAGTTACTAGAATGATAAATAATCTGTTTGATCTCGGTGCTAAAATGGTCGGCGAAGATAAAAAACTTCTTCATGTATCAGGACATGCTTCTAGCGAAGATTTAAAGTTAATGTATAGATTAGTAAAACCTAAATATTTTGTTCCTATACATGGTGAGAAAAGACATTTAATTACTCATATAAAATTAGTTGAAAATTTAAATGGATTAGATACTAAAGGATTCCTGCTTTATAATGGAGATGTACTTGAAATAGATGAAACTTTAGAAGCAAAAATTACAGAGCCTATAGAGATAAGAAATATATATGTTGATGGAAAAGGTGTAGGAGATTTGGAGGAAAGTATATTCTATGACAGAGAACAATTATCTCTTAACGGAGTAGTAGTTGCCAATGTTGTAGCAAAGAAAAATGCTGCAGGACAATATGATATAAAAGTTGATTTAGAAAGTAAAGGCTTTACATATACAGGCGGAGAAAAAGAGGGCATTATAAATAAAACTGAACAATTAAGGGAAGAAGGAATAAACTCAGCAATAGAAGCAGTTAGAAAATTATTAAATAGAAATAAAAGAACTCCTTCTACTATAAAATATGAAGTACGAGAAGCTCTGCGAAAAAAATTTATTCAGATAATAGGCAGAGAACCTGTGATATTTGTATGTTTATATATGGATCATGTCTATATAGAACAACAGCATATTATAGAACAATCACATATTAACGATGAAAATAATAATATTTCTAAAAACAATATAGAAAATATAGAAAACATAGAAATAGAAGATAATAATAAGGAGAAAACAAAATGTCATACGAAGAAGAAAAAGAGAATCAAGAAGACAGTAACGAAAAAGAATACATCGCAGATAAAAAGAATGAAATCAAAAAAGAAAAAAGCAGCAAAAGAGAGTTAA
- the sppA gene encoding signal peptide peptidase SppA, whose protein sequence is MSYEEEKENQEDSNEKEYIADKKNEIKKEKSSKRELIFTLLIIISIIVGAASIFLKNENKNISVNINSSVQSKTSLKDGIAIVDLNGVITHIKRKNSLGMEYPSVTEELISDFEYYMQHPKVKAIVLQVDSPGGSLTSCEEALKYLQELKEKYPKPIVASFRSMAASGGYYISMIADKIYANESTLTGSIGVISQFFNISELMDKYGIKMYTIKSGRNKDSLSPFREPREDELAYWQDMTDEFVGQFTNVVEQSRGDKIKGNREDIFDGRVFSGKKALEIGLIDSIGTLHDAVKAAAEMGGIEDEEPYIINKPKEKNDVLNLLFANISETIKPKSGIPFPYEEIMNTKYIGVPMYIYIPNYNGVN, encoded by the coding sequence ATGTCATACGAAGAAGAAAAAGAGAATCAAGAAGACAGTAACGAAAAAGAATACATCGCAGATAAAAAGAATGAAATCAAAAAAGAAAAAAGCAGCAAAAGAGAGTTAATATTTACATTACTAATAATAATATCAATAATTGTAGGAGCAGCAAGTATATTTTTAAAAAATGAAAATAAAAATATATCAGTAAATATTAATTCTTCTGTGCAATCGAAAACCTCTTTGAAAGATGGAATAGCAATAGTAGATTTAAACGGAGTTATAACCCATATAAAAAGAAAAAATAGTTTAGGTATGGAATATCCTTCAGTAACAGAAGAGCTTATTTCAGATTTTGAATATTATATGCAGCATCCAAAAGTTAAGGCTATTGTGCTTCAGGTTGATAGTCCCGGAGGATCTTTAACCTCATGTGAGGAAGCTTTAAAATATTTACAGGAATTAAAAGAAAAGTATCCTAAACCAATAGTAGCATCTTTCAGATCAATGGCAGCAAGCGGAGGATACTATATATCAATGATAGCAGATAAAATATATGCTAATGAATCTACTCTCACAGGAAGTATAGGTGTTATATCTCAATTCTTTAATATATCAGAATTGATGGACAAGTACGGAATAAAAATGTATACTATAAAAAGCGGAAGAAATAAAGATTCTTTGTCTCCTTTCAGAGAACCTAGAGAAGATGAGCTTGCATATTGGCAGGATATGACAGATGAATTTGTAGGACAGTTTACAAATGTTGTTGAACAGTCAAGAGGAGATAAAATAAAAGGTAATAGAGAAGATATATTTGACGGCAGAGTATTCAGCGGAAAAAAAGCATTAGAAATAGGGCTTATAGATTCTATAGGAACTTTACATGATGCTGTAAAAGCTGCAGCAGAAATGGGCGGAATAGAGGACGAAGAACCTTATATAATAAATAAACCTAAAGAAAAAAATGATGTACTAAATTTACTATTTGCAAATATCTCAGAAACTATTAAGCCTAAATCAGGTATTCCTTTCCCTTATGAAGAAATAATGAATACAAAATATATCGGAGTGCCTATGTATATTTATATTCCAAATTATAATGGAGTAAATTAA
- a CDS encoding LptF/LptG family permease produces MKKINKYIIIETIGPFFAGILFFTFVFVIQLLPELIRLIVNNGAPLLMSLEVFVYMLPFNIAITIPMSILMASIIGYGRLSSDNEIIVMRALGFPHMRIYAPIIILGIITFCFSLFFNNVVMSEANYRYRALISYMVNIKPSIAVGKLEFSDIQDMGLSIGSKYADDTSMSNVVIYDRSETKRVITAKYGLWKNNEANAQVVTLTLYDGVVQEMPGYGFISNDYTVFDSMDINIVRNVSTLTSHERGLREMPSWEIMKKINESKAAANKSADDQINGMIINAYHNIDTNAVTITSFSNEYIQTNSAELTALKEKAIEESVPYFYYVEFHKFISIPAACLFMVLIGAPLGIVGKRSGKGFGFGLSVIVVVIYYLLITAAELIAGGKKVPPIIAMWFPNIVLAIMGSFLMIRSFFSRGK; encoded by the coding sequence ATGAAAAAAATTAACAAATATATTATCATTGAAACTATAGGACCTTTCTTTGCTGGCATTTTATTTTTTACATTTGTATTTGTAATACAGCTTCTGCCTGAATTAATAAGACTTATTGTAAATAATGGAGCCCCTTTATTAATGTCATTGGAAGTATTTGTATATATGCTTCCTTTTAATATAGCAATAACAATACCTATGTCTATACTTATGGCAAGCATCATAGGATACGGAAGGCTTTCCTCAGATAATGAGATAATAGTAATGCGTGCTTTGGGATTTCCTCATATGAGAATATACGCACCTATTATAATATTAGGAATTATTACATTTTGTTTTTCATTATTTTTTAACAATGTTGTTATGTCTGAAGCTAATTACAGATACAGAGCATTAATTTCATATATGGTTAATATCAAACCTTCTATCGCTGTAGGAAAATTAGAGTTCTCTGATATTCAGGATATGGGATTATCAATAGGCTCAAAATATGCTGATGATACAAGTATGTCTAATGTTGTAATATACGACAGATCCGAAACTAAAAGAGTTATCACTGCCAAATACGGGCTTTGGAAAAATAATGAGGCTAATGCTCAGGTGGTAACTTTAACTTTATATGATGGTGTTGTACAGGAAATGCCGGGATATGGATTTATATCTAATGATTATACTGTATTTGACTCTATGGATATAAATATCGTAAGAAATGTAAGTACATTGACTTCCCATGAAAGAGGATTAAGAGAAATGCCTTCTTGGGAAATAATGAAAAAAATCAATGAGTCAAAAGCAGCTGCAAATAAATCTGCTGATGATCAAATAAACGGAATGATAATAAATGCTTATCATAACATAGATACTAATGCCGTTACTATAACTTCATTCTCTAATGAATATATACAAACCAATTCAGCAGAATTAACAGCTTTAAAAGAAAAAGCTATTGAGGAATCTGTACCATATTTTTATTATGTGGAGTTTCATAAATTTATTTCTATACCTGCTGCATGTTTATTTATGGTTTTGATAGGGGCTCCTTTAGGAATAGTTGGAAAAAGAAGCGGTAAGGGATTCGGATTCGGACTATCTGTAATAGTAGTTGTTATATACTATTTGCTTATTACTGCGGCAGAATTAATAGCAGGCGGTAAAAAAGTACCTCCTATTATTGCTATGTGGTTTCCAAATATAGTTTTAGCTATAATGGGGAGTTTTCTCATGATAAGATCTTTCTTCAGCAGAGGAAAATAA
- a CDS encoding Pr6Pr family membrane protein — translation MIKNNFSIVYKIIIIIVGIFAVLHGFFYDNFKLDIETAYYFTYQSNILVIVYFILDILNIIKKKETFYPRFKGAVTMSITVTFLVYHFLLSPTADKYIGFAYIRNLTVHYIVPVMTIFDYIIFDKKGIYKVIDPILWLIIPILYFVFILIRARVGSSFSDGSYYPYFFVDIDKYGLKTVLRNVFFITLFFALLGYIEYFIDRLFNKVFNKNNR, via the coding sequence ATGATAAAAAATAATTTTTCTATAGTATATAAAATAATAATAATTATAGTTGGTATTTTTGCGGTGCTTCATGGATTTTTTTATGATAATTTTAAACTTGATATAGAAACTGCATACTACTTCACATATCAAAGCAATATACTTGTTATTGTATATTTTATTTTAGACATTTTAAATATTATAAAGAAAAAAGAAACATTTTATCCAAGATTTAAAGGTGCAGTTACAATGTCTATAACGGTTACATTTTTGGTATATCATTTTTTATTAAGTCCTACAGCTGATAAATATATTGGATTTGCATATATAAGAAATTTGACAGTTCATTATATAGTGCCTGTTATGACTATTTTTGATTATATAATTTTTGATAAGAAAGGCATTTATAAAGTAATAGATCCTATTCTTTGGCTTATAATACCGATTTTATATTTTGTATTTATACTTATAAGGGCTAGAGTAGGAAGTTCTTTTTCAGATGGAAGTTATTATCCTTACTTTTTTGTTGATATAGATAAATACGGACTTAAAACAGTATTAAGAAATGTATTTTTTATTACTTTGTTTTTTGCACTTTTAGGATATATTGAATATTTTATTGACAGGTTATTTAATAAAGTATTTAATAAAAATAATAGATAA
- a CDS encoding ADP-ribosylglycohydrolase family protein, whose protein sequence is MSLENKLKSSILGLAVGDALGVPYEFMSRDIIKKNPCKDMIGNGTHNKKAGTWSDDTSLTLCLLDNLNNKDINYNNIMNSFMLWYNSGEYTADGNTFDVGITTREAINNYKDGKNPIKCGLSDEYSNGNGSLMRILPIAFYIKKYFDCELFGDDEVMNIIYNVSSLTHSHKRSLIACVIYTAIALNLINDMSIEEAISKGLKDSYNYYKNEKELDYYKRIFDSDFKKLYEKEIKSSGYVVHTLEASIWILLNTLNYKDAVLKAVNLGDDTDTTAAATGGLAGLYYGIDNIPSKWIDTLINKELIINICSKFFE, encoded by the coding sequence ATGAGTTTAGAAAATAAATTAAAATCTTCAATATTAGGTCTTGCTGTAGGAGATGCTTTAGGGGTACCTTATGAATTTATGTCAAGGGATATTATTAAAAAGAATCCTTGCAAAGATATGATTGGAAACGGTACTCATAATAAAAAAGCCGGTACTTGGTCTGACGATACTAGTTTAACATTATGTTTACTTGATAATTTGAATAACAAAGATATAAATTATAATAATATTATGAATAGTTTTATGTTATGGTATAATAGTGGAGAGTATACTGCTGACGGAAATACATTTGATGTAGGAATAACAACAAGAGAGGCTATAAATAATTATAAAGATGGAAAAAATCCTATAAAATGCGGATTATCTGATGAATACAGTAATGGTAATGGTTCTTTGATGAGAATACTGCCAATAGCCTTTTATATAAAGAAATATTTTGATTGTGAATTATTTGGAGATGATGAAGTGATGAATATAATATATAATGTTTCTTCATTGACTCATTCTCATAAAAGAAGTTTGATAGCATGTGTAATATATACTGCTATAGCATTAAATTTAATAAATGACATGAGTATTGAAGAAGCTATTAGTAAGGGATTAAAAGATTCTTATAACTATTATAAAAATGAAAAAGAGCTTGATTATTATAAAAGAATATTTGATTCTGATTTTAAAAAACTTTATGAAAAAGAAATAAAAAGCAGCGGATATGTTGTTCATACATTGGAAGCTTCTATATGGATATTATTAAATACTTTAAATTATAAGGATGCTGTATTAAAGGCTGTTAATTTAGGAGATGATACTGATACTACTGCAGCAGCTACCGGCGGACTTGCAGGTTTATATTATGGTATAGACAATATACCAAGTAAATGGATTGATACTTTAATTAATAAAGAATTGATAATAAATATTTGCAGTAAATTTTTTGAGTAA